One window of Methanothermobacter tenebrarum genomic DNA carries:
- the fdhD gene encoding formate dehydrogenase accessory sulfurtransferase FdhD, protein MRLYKNVIAFKVDGKPVKVKERMVKDSEIHLIINGVLSRRLYVTPSSLREFTIGYLLGEGLIDTLSDIKLLDINGETINVEINLKDETIARESVIGSDSLGGWRSKIESVKKVNSTFSITSDELFRAFDRLVKGARLWQMTGGAHVAALVGADKFILAEDVSRHVAVDKIIGAGALDMVDFTETFIVYSGRMPADMLIKVARVGIPIIASNAAPTYSGYRVAVDAGLTMVGFVRDGRFNIYTHPERIKI, encoded by the coding sequence ATGCGATTATATAAGAATGTTATCGCTTTTAAGGTTGATGGGAAACCTGTTAAAGTCAAGGAAAGAATGGTTAAAGATTCAGAGATCCATCTTATAATAAATGGGGTGCTTTCAAGGCGTTTATATGTCACTCCGAGCAGTTTGAGAGAGTTTACAATAGGATACCTCCTAGGTGAAGGTTTAATCGACACACTATCCGATATAAAACTTTTAGACATAAATGGGGAGACCATAAACGTGGAAATAAACCTAAAGGATGAAACCATAGCCAGGGAATCTGTTATAGGATCAGACAGTCTGGGCGGGTGGAGATCTAAAATAGAATCTGTAAAAAAAGTCAATTCTACATTTAGCATCACAAGTGATGAACTTTTTAGGGCTTTTGATAGGCTAGTGAAAGGGGCGAGATTATGGCAGATGACCGGCGGGGCCCATGTGGCCGCCCTTGTAGGCGCGGATAAGTTCATCCTGGCGGAGGATGTGAGCCGTCATGTTGCAGTGGATAAGATAATAGGGGCAGGTGCCCTTGATATGGTTGATTTTACAGAAACTTTTATAGTTTATAGTGGTCGCATGCCGGCTGACATGCTCATAAAAGTTGCAAGGGTGGGTATACCTATAATAGCTTCAAATGCTGCTCCAACATATTCAGGTTACAGGGTTGCGGTGGATGCTGGTCTTACCATGGTAGGATTTGTAAGGGATGGACGATTTAATATTTACACCCACCCTGAGAGGATAAAGATCTGA